A window of Phycobacter azelaicus contains these coding sequences:
- a CDS encoding RluA family pseudouridine synthase → MTVSSEYDPPQEPLEILHHDAQILAVNKPAGLLSVPGRGEHLSDCLLSRVQLAFPEALLVHRLDRDTSGVMVFALTPHAQRHLSMQFEKRTARKVYVARISGRLEPRSGTVDLPLIVDWPNRPRQMVCHETGKPALTDWRVIKYGADETRVRLTPKTGRSHQLRVHMLSLGHPILGDPLYAEGAARDFPRMMLHSEELRIKHPDSEESLKFRAKAPF, encoded by the coding sequence ATGACCGTATCAAGCGAATATGACCCGCCGCAGGAGCCTTTGGAGATCCTGCACCATGATGCGCAGATCCTTGCGGTGAACAAACCGGCGGGGCTTCTCAGCGTGCCGGGCCGGGGGGAGCATCTGTCCGATTGCCTGCTCAGCCGGGTGCAGCTTGCCTTTCCCGAGGCGCTGCTTGTGCATCGGCTGGATCGGGACACCTCGGGCGTCATGGTCTTTGCGCTGACGCCCCATGCGCAGCGGCACCTGTCCATGCAGTTTGAAAAGCGCACCGCTCGGAAGGTCTATGTAGCACGCATTTCGGGGCGGCTTGAACCGCGTTCGGGGACGGTAGATCTGCCGCTGATCGTGGATTGGCCGAACCGCCCGCGCCAGATGGTTTGTCACGAGACCGGTAAGCCTGCCCTGACCGATTGGCGAGTGATCAAGTATGGGGCTGATGAAACGCGCGTACGCCTGACGCCCAAGACCGGGCGCTCACATCAGCTGCGGGTGCATATGTTGTCGCTTGGTCATCCCATCTTGGGCGACCCCCTTTATGCGGAAGGGGCCGCGCGCGACTTCCCTCGCATGATGCTGCATTCCGAGGAACTGCGGATCAAGCATCCCGATAGCGAAGAATCGCTGAAGTTCCGGGCCAAGGCGCCATTCTGA
- a CDS encoding alpha-1,2-fucosyltransferase: MITARLHGRLGNQMFQYAAARALAERLGTSVAIDTRGAIQRSEGVLTRVFDLDLAAPDALPPLKSDAPLRYALWRSFGSRPKFRRERGLGYNADFETWGDDTYLHGYWQSEKYFADIADRIRADFTFPEISNSQNAEMADRIQNSHAISLHVRRGDYLALAAHVLCDQAYYEAALNRIMGDLPGTPTVYVFSDDPDWAKQNLPLPCEKVVVDFNGPETDYEDMRLMTLCQHNIIANSSFSWWAAWLNQNPDKRVTGPAQWFGDPKLHNPDILPDSWLRINA, translated from the coding sequence ATGATCACCGCCCGCCTGCATGGCCGCCTTGGCAATCAGATGTTTCAATATGCCGCCGCACGCGCCCTGGCCGAACGTCTGGGCACCTCGGTCGCCATCGACACGAGGGGGGCGATACAGCGCAGTGAAGGAGTGCTGACGCGGGTCTTCGATCTTGACTTGGCAGCACCCGATGCGCTCCCCCCGCTGAAGTCCGACGCCCCCCTGCGCTATGCCCTTTGGCGCAGCTTTGGCAGCAGGCCAAAGTTTCGTCGTGAACGGGGGCTGGGCTACAACGCGGATTTCGAAACCTGGGGTGATGACACCTATCTACACGGCTACTGGCAGAGCGAAAAATACTTTGCCGATATCGCCGATCGAATCCGTGCCGATTTCACTTTCCCGGAAATCTCTAACAGCCAAAATGCCGAGATGGCCGACCGCATCCAAAACAGCCATGCAATCTCCCTTCATGTGCGCCGCGGCGACTACCTGGCACTTGCGGCCCACGTGCTTTGCGATCAGGCCTACTATGAGGCAGCCCTCAACCGCATCATGGGTGATCTTCCCGGCACACCGACAGTCTATGTCTTTTCTGACGATCCCGATTGGGCGAAGCAAAACCTGCCCCTGCCCTGCGAAAAGGTCGTCGTGGACTTCAACGGGCCAGAGACAGATTACGAGGATATGCGGCTGATGACCCTGTGCCAGCACAACATCATCGCCAACAGCTCTTTCTCCTGGTGGGCGGCATGGCTGAACCAGAACCCAGACAAGCGCGTGACAGGTCCCGCACAGTGGTTTGGGGATCCCAAGCTGCACAACCCCGACATCCTGCCGGACAGTTGGCTCCGCATCAACGCCTGA
- a CDS encoding indolepyruvate oxidoreductase subunit beta family protein: MSIELPIGAGQRDAGLEGVIKLAILAVGGQGGGVLTNWIESLARSQGYNAQATSVAGVAQRTGATIYYVEMAPASVPNPVFSLAPAQGDVDVMIAAEMMEAGRAILRGFVTPDRTTLIASTHRALAVSEKMVPGDGMADAEEVRAAAEMAAEKLIMADMERAAVGAGSVISASLFGALAGSGALPFERTAFEDAIRASGKGVEASLRAFAAGYDLAQTGEDRPTGQPKAIPAQAPSGSPRQIRAFEGLTARIAALPAQVQEMAEAGLRKVVEFQDVAYGAEYLDRLDTFVAKDHASRDHMLSREAAKYIANAMAYDDVIRVADLKTRASRFERIEGEIGSAGKAMTLTDYLHPRAEEIAGLFPARLGARVEASPTWMKRLDRLFNKGRRIRTDSLRGFVMLYLIGGLRGWRRKTHRHALEQAHLDDWLARAHGYLPDRYDMAVEILRCRRLIKGYSDTHARGLSKFDRVLDGARLVEAREDGPEWVARLREAALQDEKGEALDGALKTIQSFI, encoded by the coding sequence ATGTCCATCGAACTGCCAATCGGGGCGGGCCAGCGCGATGCCGGGCTCGAAGGAGTGATCAAACTGGCGATCCTCGCCGTGGGTGGCCAGGGCGGCGGCGTGCTGACCAATTGGATCGAATCCCTGGCGCGGTCTCAAGGCTACAACGCCCAAGCTACCAGCGTTGCGGGCGTCGCCCAGCGCACAGGTGCCACGATCTATTATGTCGAGATGGCTCCGGCCTCAGTCCCGAACCCGGTATTCTCCCTGGCGCCCGCACAGGGCGACGTGGACGTGATGATTGCCGCCGAGATGATGGAGGCCGGGCGCGCTATCCTGCGCGGCTTTGTAACCCCTGATCGCACGACCCTGATTGCCTCAACCCACCGGGCGCTGGCGGTTTCGGAAAAGATGGTGCCCGGCGACGGTATGGCCGATGCCGAAGAGGTGCGCGCCGCCGCCGAAATGGCCGCTGAAAAGCTGATCATGGCCGATATGGAACGCGCGGCCGTGGGCGCGGGGTCGGTGATCTCGGCGTCACTGTTCGGAGCATTGGCCGGATCCGGCGCCCTGCCGTTTGAACGAACCGCTTTCGAGGATGCGATCCGCGCGTCAGGCAAGGGGGTCGAGGCCAGCCTGCGCGCCTTTGCTGCCGGGTATGATCTCGCGCAGACGGGGGAAGATCGTCCAACAGGACAGCCCAAAGCAATACCGGCGCAGGCTCCATCAGGTTCGCCACGGCAGATCCGCGCGTTCGAGGGCCTGACGGCCCGCATCGCCGCCTTGCCAGCCCAAGTGCAGGAGATGGCAGAGGCAGGCCTCCGGAAGGTGGTGGAGTTCCAGGACGTCGCCTATGGTGCGGAATATCTGGACCGGCTCGACACTTTCGTGGCGAAAGACCACGCCAGCCGCGACCACATGTTGTCTCGCGAAGCAGCGAAATACATCGCTAACGCCATGGCCTATGACGACGTGATCCGCGTGGCCGACCTCAAGACCCGTGCCAGCCGGTTCGAACGTATCGAAGGTGAGATTGGCAGCGCAGGCAAGGCGATGACCCTCACCGACTACCTGCATCCCCGTGCCGAGGAGATTGCAGGCTTGTTTCCTGCCCGTCTGGGCGCCCGGGTTGAAGCAAGCCCCACCTGGATGAAGCGGTTGGATCGCCTGTTCAACAAGGGACGCCGCATCCGCACCGACAGCCTGCGCGGCTTTGTCATGCTTTACCTGATCGGAGGCCTACGTGGCTGGCGTCGCAAGACCCACCGTCACGCACTGGAGCAGGCTCATCTGGACGATTGGCTGGCCCGCGCCCATGGCTACCTGCCGGATCGCTATGACATGGCGGTCGAAATCCTGCGCTGCCGCAGGCTGATCAAGGGCTATTCCGACACCCATGCGCGGGGTCTTTCGAAGTTTGACCGCGTTCTGGATGGCGCAAGACTAGTCGAGGCCCGCGAAGACGGCCCCGAATGGGTCGCCCGCCTGCGGGAAGCCGCCCTGCAGGACGAAAAAGGCGAAGCCCTCGACGGTGCGCTGAAAACCATCCAAAGCTTCATCTGA